In one Musa acuminata AAA Group cultivar baxijiao chromosome BXJ2-5, Cavendish_Baxijiao_AAA, whole genome shotgun sequence genomic region, the following are encoded:
- the LOC135611536 gene encoding uncharacterized protein LOC135611536: MATDLSRNLRYKSISTRSPNLDTSSLEVLAITGQIANVAQLAGLDAVRLIIIIVEAAAKARIQKKNCRELSDYLQLIGHLLEPLDMSDLKTYPETRAALERLESALKKAYVLVNICQNHSFLYLMAMAWILEHRFQKVEAEIERYLRLIPLINLVDVQRAKVCENAFLGIFRRTNRLQVEKPARSGLGLGVETAAGTGGTGVEVDANPDLETFPLSQLKRATRNFSHGNIVGEGEFAVVYKGRMDDKFVAVKTWKLNTNQGLQEWVVIP; this comes from the exons ATGGCAACCGACCTCTCTCGCAATTTAAGGTACAAGTCTATATCAACCAGGAGCCCAAATCTTGATACGAGCTCGCTCGAGG TTTTAGCGATCACAGGACAGATTGCCAATGTCGCGCAACTCGCGGGACTTGATGCTGTccgcctcatcatcatcatcgtggaGGCCGCTGCGAAAGCACGAATCCAGAAGAAGAATTGTCGAGAACTGTCGGATTACTTGCAGCTCATTGGCCATCTCTTGGAACCACTCGACATGTCGGATCTCAAGACGTATCCTGAGACGAGAGCGGCATTGGAGCGACTGGAGAGTGCTCTGAAGAAGGCCTACGTTCTCGTCAACATTTGCCAGAATCATAGCTTTCTGTATCTCATGGCCATGGCGTGGATACTTGAGCATCGGTTCCAGAAAGTAGAAGCGGAGATAGAACGGTATTTGAGGCTAATTCCGCTCATCAATCTCGTGGACGTCCAGAGAGCCAAG GTATGTGAAAATGCATTCCTTGGGATCTTCAGACGCACCAATAGGCTTCAGGTAGAAAAACCAGCAAGAAGTGGACTTGGACTTGGAGTCGAAACAGCAGCAGGAACGGGTGGTACCGGAGTCGAGGTCGATGCCAACCCAGACCTTGAGACCTTCCCGCTTAGCCAATTGAAGCGTGCCACTAGGAACTTCTCGCATGGGAACATTGTTGGGGAAGGAGAATTCGCAGTCGTATACAAAGGTCGGATGGATGACAAATTCGTTGCTGTAAAGACATGGAAGCTAAACACCAACCAAGGATTACAGGAGTGGGTGGTGATTCCCTAG
- the LOC135611731 gene encoding probable serine/threonine-protein kinase PIX13: MNVLRKLSHPNLIRLLGYCKEENAAFHLVYEFMANGSLQDHLLEKGKPPLSWKLRIKIAIGAARCLRFLHKSNKRIIHRDVKPSVILLDSDFNPKLSGLGWSLSLKGHWRRHVSTHVLGTPGYLDPRYFTTGHLDAKTDVYAFGIVLLQMLTGRKVFDPDRPCAERHLAQFAKPHLSSDAKELASLMDPKLNGEYPPAAASRLARIIEACIEKEHKLRPTMKDVVKALEKIDVI; this comes from the exons ATGAACGTTTTGCGGAAGCTGTCGCATCCCAACCTCATCAGGCTGCTGGGCTACTGCAAGGAAGAGAACGCCGCGTTCCATCTCGTCTACGAGTTCATGGCTAACGGGAGCTTACAGGATCATCTTCTTGAGA AAGGGAAGCCACCGCTCTCGTGGAAGCTGAGAATTAAAATAGCAATCGGTGCTGCTCGATGTCTTCGTTTTCTACATAAATCGAACAAGCGCATCATCCATCGGGACGTGAAGCCCTCGGTCATCCTGCTTGACTCC GACTTCAACCCAAAGCTTTCCGGCTTGGGTTGGTCATTGTCATTGAAGGGCCATTGGCGGCGCCATGTCTCAACGCATGTCTTGGGCACACCTGGATATTTGGACCCCCGGTACTTCACCACTG GTCATCTGGACGCGAAGACGGACGTGTATGCATTCGGGATAGTGTTGCTGCAGATGCTCACTGGTCGGAAGGTGTTCGATCCTGATCGACCGTGCGCTGAACGCCACTTGGCACAGTTCGCCAAGCCCCATCTCTCATCGGATGCCAAAGAGCTAGCGAGTCTAATGGACCCCAAACTCAATGGGGAGTATCCACCGGCGGCCGCTTCTCGACTGGCCCGAATCATCGAAGCATGTATCGAGAAGGAGCATAAGCTCCGACCAACCATGAAGGATGTTGTGAAAGCCCTCGAGAAGATTGACGTCATATAa